Proteins co-encoded in one Paraburkholderia edwinii genomic window:
- a CDS encoding excisionase: MAEARVRSTAGNSHGTPVDQSREIYPPPVKVGRPYYVEEGATFADRSIRPPLAQRIM; encoded by the coding sequence ATGGCTGAAGCGCGAGTTCGATCCACCGCCGGCAATTCGCACGGCACGCCTGTGGATCAATCAAGGGAAATCTATCCGCCGCCGGTCAAAGTGGGCCGGCCCTACTACGTCGAAGAGGGTGCGACGTTTGCGGACCGCAGTATCCGACCTCCGCTTG